The following are encoded together in the Pseudomonas sp. IB20 genome:
- a CDS encoding histidine phosphatase family protein gives MGSIYLIRHGQASFGADDYDVLSPVGVEQAQVLGRHLADLGLTFDRCIAGDLRRQQHTATAAFDQYSALGLPVPPLETDPAFNEFDGEAIIRALLPDLLASEPHAVEVLRNGAQNRSEFQRIFALIIERWLAGTYDPPGLESWLGFVERLQGGLQRILEAADSSHKIAVFTSGGTITALLHLITRMPAAQAFELNWQIVNTSLNQLKFRGREVALASFNSHTHLQLLKAPQFITFR, from the coding sequence GTGGGCAGCATTTATTTGATTCGACATGGCCAGGCCTCCTTCGGTGCAGACGACTATGACGTCCTGTCGCCCGTCGGCGTGGAACAAGCGCAAGTACTCGGGCGCCACCTGGCCGACCTGGGCCTGACGTTCGACCGCTGCATCGCCGGCGACCTGCGCCGCCAGCAGCACACCGCCACGGCCGCGTTCGATCAATACAGCGCCCTGGGCCTGCCGGTGCCGCCTCTGGAAACCGACCCGGCGTTCAACGAGTTCGACGGCGAGGCCATCATCCGCGCCCTGCTCCCTGACTTGCTCGCCAGTGAACCCCACGCTGTGGAGGTGCTGCGTAATGGCGCGCAGAACCGCAGCGAGTTCCAGCGCATCTTCGCGTTGATCATCGAGCGATGGCTGGCCGGTACTTATGATCCACCGGGGCTGGAAAGCTGGTTGGGGTTTGTCGAGCGTTTACAAGGCGGCCTGCAACGAATTCTTGAAGCCGCCGACAGCTCGCACAAGATCGCCGTGTTCACCTCCGGCGGTACCATCACCGCCCTGCTCCACCTGATTACCCGGATGCCTGCCGCCCAGGCCTTCGAACTGAACTGGCAAATTGTTAACACCTCGCTCAACCAGCTGAAATTCCGCGGTCGCGAGGTGGCACTGGCTTCCTTCAACAGTCATACCCACTTGCAACTGTTGAAGGCGCCGCAGTTCATCACTTTCCGATGA
- the sohB gene encoding protease SohB, protein MDFLAEYASFLAKTVTLVVAILVVLISFAALRSKGRRKAAGQLQVSKLNDFYKGLRERLESSLLDKDQLKALRKSESKTEKKNSKKKPEAKPRVFVLDFDGDIKASATESLRHEITALLSLATPKDEVVLRLESGGGMVHSYGLASSQLARIRQAGVPLTVCIDKVAASGGYMMACIGEKIISAPFAILGSIGVVAQLPNVNRLLKKHDIDFEVLTAGEYKRTLTVFGENTEKGREKFQEDLDITHQLFKNFVSRYRPQLAIDEVATGEVWLGVAALDKQLVDELQTSDEYLATKAKTAEVYHLHYAERKSLQERVGLAASGSVDRVLLTWWSRLTQQRFW, encoded by the coding sequence ATGGATTTTTTGGCTGAATACGCGAGCTTTCTAGCGAAGACCGTCACCCTGGTGGTCGCTATTTTGGTGGTACTGATCAGCTTCGCGGCGCTGCGCAGCAAAGGCCGTCGCAAAGCGGCCGGCCAGTTGCAGGTCAGCAAGCTGAATGATTTCTACAAGGGCCTGCGTGAGCGCCTGGAATCGAGCCTGCTCGACAAAGACCAGCTCAAGGCCCTGCGCAAGTCCGAAAGCAAAACCGAAAAGAAGAACAGCAAGAAGAAGCCCGAGGCCAAGCCGCGGGTATTCGTGCTGGATTTTGACGGCGACATCAAGGCCTCTGCCACCGAAAGCCTGCGCCATGAAATCACCGCGCTGCTGAGCCTGGCCACGCCTAAAGATGAAGTGGTGCTGCGCCTGGAAAGTGGCGGCGGCATGGTCCACAGCTATGGCTTGGCGTCCTCCCAACTGGCGCGTATCCGCCAGGCCGGCGTGCCGTTGACCGTGTGCATCGACAAGGTCGCCGCCAGCGGCGGCTACATGATGGCGTGCATCGGCGAGAAGATCATCAGCGCCCCGTTCGCCATCCTCGGCTCGATTGGTGTGGTAGCGCAGTTGCCCAACGTCAACCGCCTGCTGAAAAAGCACGATATCGACTTTGAAGTGCTGACGGCCGGTGAATACAAACGCACCCTCACCGTGTTTGGCGAAAACACCGAGAAGGGCCGTGAGAAGTTCCAGGAAGACCTGGACATCACCCATCAGCTGTTCAAGAACTTCGTCTCGCGTTATCGCCCACAGCTGGCGATTGATGAAGTCGCGACCGGTGAAGTGTGGCTGGGTGTTGCAGCGCTCGACAAACAACTGGTCGACGAGCTGCAAACCAGCGACGAATACCTGGCCACCAAGGCCAAGACTGCCGAGGTGTACCACCTGCACTATGCCGAGCGTAAAAGCCTGCAGGAGCGAGTGGGCCTGGCGGCCAGCGGCTCGGTAGACCGCGTGCTGCTGACCTGGTGGAGCCGATTGACCCAGCAGCGGTTCTGGTAA
- a CDS encoding MFS transporter — MSRASPRLTLLTASGVCSLIVLDTNIVAVTLPSIARDLGANFADIEWVVSAYMLAFAALLLPAGSIADRFGRQKTLIWGLSIFILASLGCGAAPTALLLDVARAVKGVGAALLLTSALASIGHTFHDEVERAKAWAFWGACMGVAMTAAPTLGGVITEYLGWRWIFYLNLPVGLGLMALVLRAIPESRDTQSARLDPWGSLAFSASLLCLMWGLIEANRIGWDNPLTSARLIGGAALLGVFVIVERVQQRPMVDLQLFRHPRFIGALLGMFAYAGCAQVMMTLLPFYLQNGLGFSAIASGLGMLPFALTMLICPRIGARLAGRFAPATMMATGLTLVGCGNLLSAWAVTAGGYLPFALAIAVTGAGAGLLNGDTQKNIMACVPRDRAGMASGMSTTMRFSAIMLAIGVYGALLSSHSEQLLRASIDPQWQAQVAGIASRVVAGDMPAAMGVLPEPARVQVQPLARQAFVGGFSGVLWVAGLLGLLGALVVGTLMRNPIPSVQQSSRLTQN, encoded by the coding sequence TGATAGTGCTCGACACCAATATTGTCGCCGTGACCCTGCCGAGCATCGCCCGCGACCTGGGCGCCAACTTCGCCGATATCGAGTGGGTGGTCAGCGCCTATATGCTCGCGTTCGCCGCCTTGTTGCTGCCGGCCGGCAGCATCGCCGATCGCTTTGGCCGCCAGAAGACGCTGATCTGGGGCTTGAGCATTTTCATCCTGGCCTCCCTAGGCTGCGGTGCGGCGCCCACTGCGCTACTGCTGGATGTCGCCCGCGCAGTGAAAGGTGTCGGCGCAGCCTTGTTGCTGACCTCCGCCCTCGCGTCCATCGGCCATACCTTCCACGATGAAGTGGAACGCGCCAAAGCCTGGGCGTTCTGGGGCGCGTGCATGGGCGTGGCGATGACCGCCGCGCCCACCCTGGGCGGCGTGATCACCGAATACCTGGGCTGGCGCTGGATTTTCTACCTCAACCTGCCCGTGGGCCTGGGCTTGATGGCGCTGGTGCTGCGTGCGATTCCAGAGTCGCGCGACACTCAGTCGGCGCGGCTTGATCCATGGGGCAGCCTGGCGTTCAGTGCGAGCCTGCTGTGCCTGATGTGGGGGCTGATCGAGGCCAATCGCATCGGCTGGGATAACCCGCTCACCTCTGCACGCCTGATCGGCGGCGCGGCGCTGCTGGGTGTGTTTGTGATCGTCGAGCGTGTGCAACAACGGCCCATGGTGGACTTGCAACTGTTTCGCCATCCGCGTTTTATCGGCGCCCTGCTCGGCATGTTTGCCTATGCCGGGTGCGCCCAAGTGATGATGACGTTGCTGCCGTTCTACCTGCAAAACGGCCTGGGCTTCTCCGCGATTGCTTCGGGCCTGGGCATGTTGCCGTTTGCGCTGACCATGCTGATCTGCCCCCGCATCGGCGCGCGGCTGGCGGGGCGCTTTGCACCGGCAACGATGATGGCGACCGGCTTGACCCTGGTCGGTTGCGGCAACCTGTTGAGCGCCTGGGCGGTAACGGCGGGCGGCTATCTGCCCTTCGCCCTGGCGATTGCCGTGACCGGCGCCGGTGCGGGCCTGCTCAATGGCGACACGCAGAAAAACATCATGGCCTGCGTGCCACGAGACCGCGCGGGGATGGCCTCGGGCATGAGCACCACCATGCGTTTCAGCGCAATCATGTTGGCTATCGGTGTGTATGGGGCATTGCTGAGCAGCCATAGTGAACAGCTGCTGCGTGCGAGCATCGATCCGCAGTGGCAGGCCCAGGTGGCGGGGATTGCATCGCGGGTGGTGGCAGGTGATATGCCAGCGGCGATGGGTGTGTTGCCGGAACCGGCGCGGGTGCAGGTGCAACCGCTGGCGCGGCAGGCATTTGTGGGTGGCTTCAGCGGGGTGTTGTGGGTGGCGGGGTTGTTGGGGCTGCTGGGGGCGTTGGTGGTGGGGACGTTAATGAGAAACCCGATTCCCTCAGTACAACAGTCTTCCAGACTGACTCAGAACTAA